One Panicum virgatum strain AP13 chromosome 9K, P.virgatum_v5, whole genome shotgun sequence genomic region harbors:
- the LOC120651694 gene encoding uncharacterized protein LOC120651694 isoform X1, producing the protein MDHDDSDFQSQNFQLAGEDSNRFPSGLRPFALPKLDIEDQLQGHLRFDNLIDSEAFFSVQGHESNWIEVLSTGSSVVDFSSSAAESCSKTNNVWSEATSTESVEMLLKSVGENETTGNMDSNAHLQLSGMDSQIDQSIVHPESTNSPTDGTVVPTEKDQSESTHSRMTDDPDHSESTHSRMAADPSNTDPQLERFASLSMDKKSEQAAGSVAEKCIASEKLSSSINTSGSCPAVCSYFEGVQDDLSLDKLNVPSAKVDSRNEPFTGLAPLQNIYVTDSYHFEQDNKESEVDVAPQDPKVCHFNENKVEGGLTELQNLSCAGQSLGTVNLSSQVSNETLLPESSDGLLEAITNPVKLHRSDGTCNIVSSTLQPSFSQVQHGTEGLSNSVDRSNELIVNEFGISSNSAPCHRSEADSRNSNPHLVSSLSPERKVADATGVPEETMTAGPSSTNISCTGDESKLEVLEHHKDSVDNLESAALEEKTIEKIPVVSGNMEQMVENNHEENASGATDTSKDKVDSSDSIVPENSSADAFNASEDPKIPSINYEGSFNERDTPGIEEEPDSSHLFLSTSGPHEKMSAPVISSSSGITSTTVTDTSGTPGDKNGCSIGVSAADTSVLPDERDLIVSGMNHDVPSKEGTKSTLGDEDNNVIYPGSEPGGVMSAVPVGSNIDVYGSTVSVAKKEEYKEQANSLGGLTTGETQDKSGNHPDASSPKCQTDRSSIQCEHHTDPATPPALGISSGEVAEKVVETPQNASNDLNVHVQEDAVLSHGTDHSPGTVTSQGKVGSSIVEPGHGNGICTSATCGSPSVISCSEPSPQEAGQGSDALLHHAQDGQSGDPKDCEASADAAQSSKQCSTRNVESAPGSKETKTAGGDKSFSFEVGAPPNASEKAPSPVWSPFPRYTASQSTEITQENPQPGSSLKSISDVSKETSIAKAGKEQLSERKVGESAGGPSDKANIDDNTKSNSSPPEQSQQHPTPECSDSVNFPFTDPQHVQLRAQIFVYGALIQGTPPGEAYMVAAFGESGGDVKPTWEAAWRSALERFQYQKSLYTGLETPTSSRIGSSVPEKANKGTTVRTAPASKKGGKTVVPTHSTANLHSPIFNVPLGSSTSTFNLQRGTHLDFSQAVSPFTYNSHMRQSSPAVAPWYTQSPGPRPAAWLIPPQNLIFDSSMQAAGPTNETAKGASSKNISISHTVSPALVPPSPAPSIVSSPVAVVDDEKQKAPPSGSKHGTASQKPRKRKKASASPEQQSVIASPQLKDVTSSTPAAKHTSGFTLSTHSPSNALVSRVVPNTGQITPLPNYQITGGMNSEQRIIFSEQIRGAIEQSTGQVKGASMHSVEAVRHKEGIWSHLSTISRNKLPREVEEKLISAAAAAEAAVSVAKAAAEAAKMASEAALQAKMMAEEALSSSTSLKSMHHETGEFGISSNPPGLSSSTPASSLKIKDSSRTSGSIISVAREAARKRVEEASAAAKRAENLDAILRAAELAAEAVYRAGTIIGMGEPLPFTLRELLEAGPDGYWKSESVRNKAGSGNHNPVTETLEVDAPANFSKSGRKRGRKPKYDQAIPNLEPSSSGKELPPEGIHSANVGHGVEDVPTTMAFDGNRNSTAPISFIWNGIEKGSAVEVLSDKGGFGVAWFSAKVVDIKDYIAFVSFDNHNGTDPHEVQVPLRQDGDKPPQIRLPHPATLSKFKTRKRRRETAGSCLWVIGDRVDAWVNDSSWREGVIAQNYEGDETKYVVQFSVGGGGESLVVDAWNLRPSRVWKDGQWTEWSRARERKSKSNKGDSPLEKRQRTDLLQAGGDLSIVGEAGGPSKDKNTNNTKKPEELKPLALSQREMVFNVGKSVVENKSDALAFKRPGLQKEGSKVVYGVPKHGKKKKFMEVSKHYDAGQSDKISESNASSRFAKHSMPQLPRPRENTSKVDHNRGRRVAEMRSRIPKPTKSQNVAANSVPDKDSLPMSIPNSGVSERSFTFAESNTSTSNTKKPTVEKNNSVLGTGLRTEVPSVSEMQAASTDPTSKQNVSTNNRAKRKYVPAVGNVNRSTLRTSEKTSSDSGEPQRTSSGSAEPRRSNRRIQPTSRLLEGLQSSLIISKVPGEKVPRSNYRSASSRGRAHG; encoded by the exons ATGGATCATGACGATAGTGATTTTCAGAGCCAAAACTTTCAACTAGCTGGTGAAGACAGTAACAGGTTCCCTTCAGGTTTGCGGCCATTTGCACTCCCAAAACTTGATATCGAGGACCAGCTACAAGGCCATCTTCGATTTGATAATTTGATAGATTCAGAAGCATTTTTCAGCGTACAAGGGCACGAGAGTAATTGGATTGAGGTTTTGTCCACTGGAAGCAGTGTTGTTGATTTTAGCTCCAGTGCTGCTGAATCGTGCTCGAAGACTAATAATGTCTGGTCAGAGGCAACATCCACGGAATCTGTGGAAATGTTATTGAAATCAGTTGGAGAAAACGAGACAACTGGTAACATGGACAGTAATGCACACCTTCAGTTAAGTGGTATGGACAGTCAAATTGATCAGTCAATCGTGCATCCTGAATCAACTAACTCTCCGACAGATGGTACTGTAGTGCCAACTGAAAAAGATCAGTCTGAGAGCACTCATTCTAGAATGACTGACGATCCTGATCATTCTGAGAGCACTCATTCTAGAATGGCTGCTGACCCTTCAAACACCGATCCCCAGCTTGAGCGTTTTGCTTCTTTATCGATGGACAAGAAATCTGAGCAGGCAGCAGGTTCTGTTGCTGAGAAGTGCATAGCAAGTGAGAAGCTGTCCTCTTCAATTAACACATCAGGAAGCTGCCCAGCTGTTTGCAGCTATTTTGAAGGAGTTCAGGACGACCTTTCTCTGGACAAACTCAATGTACCCTCCGCCAAAGTTGATTCTAGGAATGAACCTTTCACAGGGTTGGCTCCCCTTCAGAACATATATGTCACTGATTCATATCACTTTGAACAGGATAATAAAGAATCAGAGGTTGATGTTGCACCTCAGGATCCGAAGGTTTGCCATTTTAATGAAAATAAAGTTGAAGGAGGACTAACTGAACTACAAAATTTGTCCTGTGCTGGTCAGTCTTTGGGCACTGTGAACTTGTCCAGTCAAGTTAGCAATGAAACTCTATTGCCAGAAAGTTCTGATGGATTGCTAGAAGCTATCACAAATCCAGTTAAGCTGCACAGAAGTGATGGTACTTGTAATATAGTCAGCAGCACTCTTCAACCATCTTTTTCCCAAGTGCAACATGGAACTGAAGGTCTGAGTAATTCAGTTGACAGGAGCAATGAACTCATCGTCAACGAGTTTGGCATTAGTTCAAATTCTGCTCCATGTCACCGATCTGAGGCAGACTCACGAAATTCTAATCCTCATCTTGTCAGTTCTCTGTCTCCCGAAAGAAAGGTCGCTGATGCCACTGGTGTTCCTGAAGAAACAATGACTGCTGGACCCAGTAGTACAAATATCAGCTGTACTGGTGATGAATCAAAACTTGAAGTGTTGGAGCACCATAAAGATTCTGTTGATAACCTAGAAAGTGCTGCATTGGAAGAAAAGACAATTGAGAAAATACCTGTAGTTTCAGGAAATATGGAGCAAATGGTGGAAAATAACCATGAAGAAAATGCTAGTGGTGCTACAGATACATCAAAAGATAAGGTTGACTCTTCTGACAGTATTGTACCTGAAAACTCTTCAGCTGATGCTTTCAATGCTTCAGAGGATCCAAAAATTCCCTCAATAAATTATGAGGGGTCATTCAATGAACGTGATACTCCTGGTATAGAAGAGGAGCCTGATAGCTCGCATTTGTTCCTTTCTACTTCTGGGCCTCATGAGAAAATGTCAGCACCGGTGATCAGTTCAAGCAGTGGCATCACTTCTACCACTGTTACTGACACTTCTGGGACTCCAGGAGATAAAAATGGCTGTTCAATAGGTGTTTCTGCTGCTGATACTTCTGTTTTACCTGATGAGAGGGATTTGATTGTTTCGGGAATGAATCATGATGTGCCATCCAAGGAAGGTACTAAATCCACTTTAGGAGATGAGGACAACAATGTTATTTATCCTGGCTCTGAACCAGGTGGGGTAATGTCAGCTGTGCCTGTGGGCTCAAACATTGATGTTTATGGTAGTACTGTTTCTGTTGCAAAAAAGGAGGAATACAAAGAGCAGGCTAATTCTTTGGGTGGTTTGACCACAGGAGAAACTCAGGATAAATCAG GTAACCATCCAGATGCTTCTTCACCAAAATGCCAGACTGATAGATCTTCGATACAATGTGAACATCATACAGATCCAGCCACACCACCTGCATTAGGCATCTCAAGTGGCGAGGTTGCTGAAAAGGTTGTAGAAACTCCACAAAATGCAAGCAATGATTTGAATGTACATGTGCAAG AAGATGCAGTGTTAAGTCATGGTACAGATCATAGTCCTGGTACTGTTACTTCCCAGGGCAAGGTAGGCTCAAGCATAGTGGAACCTGGCCATGGTAATGGAATCTGTACCAGTGCTACATGTGGCTCCCCTTCAGTGATTAGTTGCTCCGAACCCTCTCCCCAGGAAGCTGGACAGGGCAGTGATGCACTACTTCATCATGCACAAGATGGGCAGTCTGGGGATCCAAAAGATTGTGAAGCATCTGCAGATGCTGCTCAGAGCTCAAAACAATGTTCTACTAGAAATGTAGAATCTGCTCCTGGTTCTAAGGAGACTAAGACAGCAGGAGGTGATAAAAGCTTCTCATTTGAGGTGGGAGCTCCACCAAATGCATCTGAGAAAGCTCCTAGCCCTGTTTGGAGCCCGTTCCCTAGATACACAGCTTCTCAGAGTACCGAG ATAACCCAAGAAAATCCTCAACCTGGAAGTTCATTGAAGAGTATCAGTGATGTTAGTAAGGAAACATCTATTGCAAAGGCTGGTAAAGAACAGCTGTCAGAAAGGAAAGTGGGTGAAAGTGCTGGGGGGCCGTCAGACAAAGCTAACATTGACGATAACACTAAGAGTAACAGTTCACCGCCAGAGCAGTCACAGCAGCATCCAACCCCTGAGTGTTCTG ATTCGGTGAATTTTCCGTTCACAGATCCACAGCATGTGCAGCTACGTGCACAGATTTTTGTTTATGGAGCTCTTAT TCAAGGAACACCGCCAGGAGAGGCTTACATGGTGGCAGCTTTCGGAGAGTCTG GTGGTGATGTTAAACCTACATGGGAGGCAGCTTGGCGATCTGCTCTTGAAAGATTTCAGTACCAAAAATCACTTTATACTGGTTTAGAGACCCCCACGAGTTCACGTATAG GTAGTTCTGTGCCTGAAAAAGCTAATAAGGGTACAACAGTTAGAACTGCACCAGCTAGCAAAAAGGGTGGCAAAACTGTGGTACCAACACATTCTACTGCAAACCTGCACTCTCCAATTTTTAATGTGCCTCTCGGTAGTTCTACTTCTACGTTTAACCTGCAACGAGGTACTCATCTGGACTTTAGCCAGGCAGTATCACCATTTACATATAATTCACACATGAGGCAGTCGTCTCCTGCTGTTGCCCCCTGGTATACTCAGAGCCCTGGTCCACGTCCTGCAGCCTGGCTGATTCCTCCACAAAACTTAATATTTGATTCATCGATGCAAGCTGCTGGTCCTACAAATGAAACTGCAAAGGGGGCATCATCCAAAAATATATCCATTTCGCATACTGTTTCGCCTGCTTTAGTTCCACCTAGTCCGGCACCGTCTATTGTTTCTTCTCCAGTGGCGGTTGTGGATGATGAAAAGCAGAAGGCACCACCTTCTGGCTCTAAGCATGGAACAGCATCACAAAagccaagaaaaagaaagaaagcttCAGCAAGTCCAGAACAGCAATCTGTCATTGCCTCCCCTCAGCTCAAAGACGTTACGTCTTCTACTCCTGCCGCTAAGCACACATCAGGATTCACTTTATCTACCCATTCTCCAAGTAATGCTTTGGTTAGTAGGGTTGTTCCTAACACAGGTCAGATCACCCCTTTACCTAACTACCAGATCACTGGTGGTATGAATAGTGAGCAAAGAATCATCTTTTCAGAACAGATCCGTGGTGCAATAGAACAATCAACTGGACAAGTCAAAGGTGCAAGTATGCACTCAGTGGAGGCAGTTAGGCATAAAGAAGGTATATGGAGCCATCTATCCACAATCTCAAGAAACAAGTTACCTCGTGAAGTGGAAGAGAAGCTTATCtcagctgcagctgctgctgaagCAGCAGTTTCTGTTGCAAAGGCAGCTGCAGAAGCTGCCAAGATGGCGTCAGAGGCTGCATTGCAGGCGAAGATGATGGCAGAGGAAGCACTTAGCTCTTCTACATCTCTAAAGTCCATGCATCACGAAACTGGTGAGTTTGGTATCAGTAGCAATCCACCTGGACTGTCAAGTTCAACACCAGCATCATCTTTGAAAATTAAGGACAGCAGTCGTACCTCGGGTTCCATCATTTCAGTGGCACGGGAGGCTGCTAGAAAGAGGGTTGAAGAGGCATCTGCAGCTGCAAAACGTGCAGAAAACTTGGATGCCATACTGAGAGCTGCGGAGCTCGCTGCGGAGGCTGTGTACAGAGCTGGAACTATTATTGGAATGGGTGAACCATTACCTTTTACTCTAAGGGAGCTTTTAGAAGCTGGCCCGGATGGCTACTGGAAGTCTGAGAGTGTGAGGAATAAAGCTGGAAGTGGTAATCACAATCCAGTAACAGAAACATTGGAGGTAGATGCACCTGCTAATTTCAGTAAATCTGGCAGAAAGCGTGGTCGGAAACCTAAGTATGATCAAGCAATACCAAATTTGGAGCCATCTTCGAGTGGCAAAGAATTGCCGCCAGAAGGAATACACTCAG CTAATGTAGGGCATGGGGTTGAAGATGTTCCCACCACTATGGCGTTTGATGGTAACAGAAATAGTACAGCACCAATAAGCTTTATCTGGAATGGCATTGAAAAGGGATCTGCTGTTGAG GTATTATCTGACAAGGGTGGGTTTGGAGTAGCTTGGTTTTCTGCCAAGGTTGTCGATATAAAAGATTATATCGCATTTGTCAGTTTTGACAATCACAACG GAACTGATCCTCATGAAGTACAGGTGCCATTGAGACAAGACGGGGATAAACCGCCTCAAATACGTCTTCCTCACCCTGCTACCCTTTCCAAATTCAAAACTAGGAAACGGCGCAGGGAAACAGCAGGGAGTTGTTTATGGGTTATTGGAGATCGTGTAGATGCTTGGGTCAACGATAG CAGTTGGCGTGAGGGAGTTATTGCTCAGAATTATGAGGGTGATGAGACAAAGTATGTTGTACAATTTTCAG ttggaggtggtggtgaGTCATTGGTTGTTGACGCTTGGAATCTTCGTCCATCACGTGTTTGGAAAGATGGTCAATGGACAGAGTGGTCCCGAGCAAGAGAAAGGAAATCTAAATCTAATAAG GGTGATTCACCTCTTGAGAAACGCCAAAGGACAGACCTGCTTCAAGCAGGTGGCGATCTATCTATTGTTGGTGAAGCAGGGGGTCCCTCCAAGGATAAGAATACCAACAATACAAAAAAGCCGGAGGAGCTAAAGCCATTGGCTTTGTCTCAGAGGGAAATGGTTTTCAACGTTGGGAAGAGTGTAGTTGAAAATAAATCTGATGCTCTTGCATTCAAACGGCCTGGATTGCAGAAAGAAGGATCAAAAGTCGTCTACGGCGTTCCAAAACatggaaagaagaagaagtttaTGGAAGTAAGCAAACATTATGATGCAGGCCAATCTGACAAGATTTCTGAGAGCAATGCATCTAGCAGATTTGCAAAACATTCAATGCCACAATTGCCAAGACCACGTGAAAATACCTCCAAAGTTGATCATAATAGAGGTAGGAGAGTAGCTGAGATGAGGTCCAGAATACCTAAACCTACAAAGTCACAGAATGTTGCAGCTAACAGTGTTCCTGACAAGGATTCCTTGCCCATGTCCATTCCAAATTCTGGTGTTTCCGAAAGGAGTTTTACTTTTGCGGAAAGTAACACAAGCACTTCGAACACCAAGAAGCCCACTGTCGAAAAAAATAATTCTGTGTTGGGCACGGGCCTTAGAACTGAAGTTCCTTCTGTTTCTGAAATGCAAGCTGCATCTACTGATCCTACTTCCAAGCAGAATGTGTCCACTAACAATCGAGCTAAAAGGAAATATGTTCCTGCTGTGGGTAACGTGAACAGAAGTACACTAAGAACCTCTGAAAAGACTAGTTCTGATTCTGGTGAGCCTCAAAGGACTAGTTCTGGTTCTGCTGAGCCCAGACGATCTAACCGGCGAATTCAGCCAACTTCGAGG TTACTAGAGGGTTTGCAAAGTTCCCTCATAATCTCCAAAGTTCCTGGCGAGAAGGTTCCGAGGAGCAATTACAGAAGTGCTTCGTCGAGAG GGAGAGCTCATGGCTGA